In Glycine max cultivar Williams 82 chromosome 10, Glycine_max_v4.0, whole genome shotgun sequence, the DNA window ataagggAATAAAACATGTGAATAAGATGCCAATATATACtcaaatgaataaaatgaaatgtaTATCCTATAGAATTTAATGGACACTTGAGCATGAAATGAATCAGTCAAAAGTAAACTGTAAACCTGTCAAGGTACAAATTAacgatacaaaaaaaaaaaaaaaaaacttgtgttcCCCATCTCTTGAAAGTTTCAGACTTCAGTTCTTCAAAATTGGAGTCCATCATGCATTTCAAATCAAAAGATGACACCGTAAAAGTTCGGTAATaaggaaatttcattttctgcatGAACTACAGTAATAGAATATAAGCAGTTGAGGTTCCTCAGACTCAACTCTAAATCACTCTTAGTTGACATTTGCCCTCATGGCCACATATTTATCATGTTTCACTCCCACCAAACCATCGCCAACCAGAACTTTTCCTCTCAGCTGTTGCAGCGAGCTCCATCTCCTGGTCCAGAGCAGATTTCTTTTCACGAAGAGCCTGTACTTCATCTTCCACAGACTGCATTGATTCCAGCAACTTCTGGAGTTCTGCAATTTTGGCCTGGAAAGGAACATTACTATTAATATACTCAGCCTACACAACAACCATAAAGCCATATTATACTCCAAAATAGGAAAGTGGATTTGTACCTCCAAGTTAAAGCATCTTGATCTCTCAGCCACAAGTTGTGCCTGGACTGACTGGAGTTCctgaaatacatatttaattgtGAAAAATAGCAGCTGCCTATTAAATTATAGTGTTCCTTCATATGAAAATTGTAATACATACCTTGGTCAACTCAGCATgagtattatttatttcttctatCTCGCCTCCAAGCTTAGAATTTTCAGCCCTGACTTCAGCAATTGACAATTCCAATAACcgtttttcttctttaatggCTTCAACTTTATCCGTGACATCATCTTTAGGATGACCATTTGCAGATAACTTGGAATTTATATCATCTAGTTGAATGAAATCCAACTTCTCGGACTTAGATAATGCATAAGCTGAAGTAACAGAAGCTGCAGCAGCGGCGGCAGCTGGTGATTGAAAAATCTTGGGACGCATGGTATCCTTTGCCTTGGGTCTCATAACAAAAACCTGAATTTGCAAGGGGCCCAGCCATCAGCCATCAGCCATCAGCCATCAGCCATAGAATCCACTATATGTAACACACTAAACTAAAAACTAAGTGCCAAAAGGATCCTCTCTATGCAAAGGTACGAGGGGAGCCATTGTACACAGCCTTACATttacatatgcaaagaggctatTTTCGCTTTTGAATCCATATGAAAAATGACATCACAAACTATCATAAGACAGGGAGTGTATATATACAAATCATCATCGAGGATAACAGGGACAATCATTGGCAAAAGCATGTAAATCAATCTTcctgacaaaaacaaaaataagaaagcCAATCTTCCACAGCCAATcaaaaaaattggaaatataGCTTACAGCACATACCTCATTGCTATACCTCCCATTATAACCTCCAAATGCTAACAAATACTTTTCTCCATCAATTTTTGCTGAACAGACACTAAGACCCTGTTAATAGTATAAATCAATAGATAAAGAATATGCATTAACATAATAGGGAATGaattattataagttttttacAGTACAAGCAATTGCTTACACAATCATTGTCATATTCAATTACACATGAAGAGACTCATTTTGATTAATCAATATTAGCAAGTTAGAAAAAATCAAGGTCCCACTTTATGTATTCTCTCTAATAGAGTATAAGACTATGCTCTTAGTTATGATATATGCAAATGTAAAGAGATAAGCATGTATAGATTAGTATGCCAGCTGTACTATTCAGTTATAGGCAGCTAAGCACATAGTTATGCCACATGTACTATCTGTTACAGGTAGTTACTAAACTAACTCTATCTCAGTTATAAATATCTCTGAAAAGAAATTTACAGGAACAGAATCAAATCCTAAATGGATATATAATCATATTCAAACAGCCTCAAAATCAACAATCACAGGTATGGCAACCAACTCTAATACAGAACTTGGAGAAGAGAGAATTACAATCCTCCACACAAACAATATTCcttgaaatattaataaaaatatattattgcaGAGTAATTACCTCACTAGAAAGCGAATCTTTTTGTTTCACAACAGTCAATACTGACCAAACAAGCTTAGGCATGTCTAACACCAGGGTTTCAGGGCAAcctgttttaaaaatttgataatcaGGCATccataaagaataaaaagaaacagcATATAATATATGCATAATTCATGTCAATAATAGTTTACCCACCCTCTTCACTTTTATGAAGTGTCTTGTGGTTCATTTAAGGTTTTAATTGAAACTAGGAGGGCAAAAGTTTTTGAAGCATGTGGTTTATGCAGTCTTTTGGTGTACTTGGTTGGAGTACAAAGTCCCCATGCACCTAGATTTGTTTCAAGAGAAACTCGTGTTAACTGTTTATGGTTTTATGGTAGTGCTAAGCTCGATGCAATTTCAAGTGAGTTATTATTTCTGAGATGCACATGGATGGACTTATATGCCGAATTATTGATTCTGATTTTCTGTTTTGAAGAATATTTTATCTGCTGCCctgtagttttatttttcactcctctaacgctatttatttttaattttagaaaataatataattacataCCACTCCTCTAAcactatttgtttttaattttaaaaaataaaataattacataccACTTCTATTATCTCCACCACCAACTATAAACCAGCTTTCATCAATAGTGATACCAGCGTGTCCAGCCCTGGGAGATACTAAATCACCTTGAGTTTGTGGTTGGGACCACTCCATCTGCACCAAGCAAGATTGTTAAATCATTATATGCTTAATGCTAAAATTGTATGGAGAGGGAGGGAAAAAAAACCTACTTAGAAGATCAATGGCCAAACCACAGACAATTTTCTGGATAggtaaatataattgaaaattaatcaaAAGTTTAGAAGGAATATTGAAATTGTCCTTCCCCTTCATTCCATGGATTACAGGACCAGGTGAACAGAGTAAGCAAAATAAACATTATGTTTCTAGCTTAACACTTTAATTAAGGACCCAGACCCAACATATGTAAAGAGATCTTTATAAACAATAATACTTGCCAAGCATAAGATGCAAAAAGTGTATGTGTTGTAAATATGTAAAGAAGAGATATTATTCCCACTATCTCAGATTCCTCTGATTCTGCTATCATAGAGTATTATTCCCACAATCTCCACCAATGCAGACATGCCTTAAGTCTCTGcagttcttcttttcctttctagtGTACACTTGGGTAATGGGaggttttgatttaattaaacaaGCAAAGAAAAAGATGGGAAATAATATTTACTTACTGTTTGCATGTCTAACAAGTGAAGATCATTGAAGAAGATAGAATGAGAGCAACCACCAAATATTAGAAGGTACCGCTCTCCTTGAATAGCAGCTGAATGATCATATCTAGGAGATGGAGGTGTCTGCCTATCAAAATGCAAGAAATTGGTATGGTCATATGGAACTTCTCTAATGCATGAAAACACACTTTCTGAAAGTGTAAAATAGATACCACTTACGTAGTCTTTATCATTTCCCAAGTCATACTTTCAAGATCGAGAACATGGACATCATTCAACAGCTTCCTGCTCATATCTTCTCCACCAAACAATATCACTCTGGAACCAACCATTGTGGCAGACTGTCCCACACGAGCTACCtggaaaaataaattcaaaacattCAAATATCTATTCAACTAAAATCAAAATGACTCCCAAATTACATATACAgatatttacaaagaaatttTACATAATTGAATATTCTacata includes these proteins:
- the LOC100775953 gene encoding acyl-CoA-binding domain-containing protein 6, coding for MEVNNWHKELTYDEWVPITVSGARPAARYKHATAVVDEKLYIAGGSRNGRYLSDVQVFDLRSLMWSSLKLKANVGKDDDDSSQEILPATSGHNMIRWGEKLLLLGGNSRESSAELTVRYIDIETCQFGVIKTSGDVPVARVGQSATMVGSRVILFGGEDMSRKLLNDVHVLDLESMTWEMIKTTQTPPSPRYDHSAAIQGERYLLIFGGCSHSIFFNDLHLLDMQTMEWSQPQTQGDLVSPRAGHAGITIDESWFIVGGGDNRSGCPETLVLDMPKLVWSVLTVVKQKDSLSSEGLSVCSAKIDGEKYLLAFGGYNGRYSNEVFVMRPKAKDTMRPKIFQSPAAAAAAASVTSAYALSKSEKLDFIQLDDINSKLSANGHPKDDVTDKVEAIKEEKRLLELSIAEVRAENSKLGGEIEEINNTHAELTKELQSVQAQLVAERSRCFNLEAKIAELQKLLESMQSVEDEVQALREKKSALDQEMELAATAERKSSGWRWFGGSET